From Flavobacterium alkalisoli, the proteins below share one genomic window:
- a CDS encoding DUF6913 domain-containing protein: MFLKFIKGVGLKKNIKKCLAQYEPGGMPTKVVTIGLLMDEAWFTDKKRVINEITKHGIKEENISLLVCKKKVSAKEAAQLDYPVYTRKDVSAGGKLKKEEVITFVQTPFDMLISYYDTEKPLLMLATLESQAKFKVGFANVDKRLNHFTIAEGADRYKEYMAELFRYLKILNII; the protein is encoded by the coding sequence ATGTTTTTAAAGTTTATTAAGGGCGTTGGACTGAAAAAAAACATTAAGAAATGTTTAGCTCAGTATGAACCCGGAGGTATGCCAACTAAGGTGGTAACCATAGGTTTATTAATGGACGAGGCATGGTTTACAGACAAAAAACGTGTTATAAACGAGATTACCAAACACGGTATAAAAGAAGAAAACATAAGCCTGCTTGTTTGTAAGAAAAAAGTTTCAGCAAAAGAGGCTGCGCAGCTTGATTATCCGGTATATACGAGAAAGGATGTCTCGGCAGGAGGTAAGCTGAAAAAAGAGGAAGTAATAACCTTTGTGCAAACTCCTTTTGATATGCTGATAAGTTATTATGATACCGAGAAGCCTTTGCTTATGCTGGCTACACTGGAGTCGCAGGCTAAGTTTAAGGTAGGTTTTGCCAACGTAGACAAAAGGCTTAACCATTTTACCATAGCCGAAGGTGCCGACAGGTATAAGGAGTATATGGCTGAACTTTTCAGATATTTAAAAATCCTAAATATAATATAA
- the dapA gene encoding 4-hydroxy-tetrahydrodipicolinate synthase, whose protein sequence is MQSLIGTGVALVTPFKKDFSVDTDALKRIVNYQVENGINYLVVLGTTAEAATLNKEEKELVIKTVIEANAGRLPLVLGVGGNNTHEVVSELKTRDLSAFTAILSVSPYYNKPTQEGIYQHFKAVAEASPIPVILYNVPGRTASNMLPSTVIRLANDFKNVVAIKEAAGDIVQAMKLIDGTPEGFLVISGDDMITLPMVLAGGAGVISVIGEGFPKEFSQMVQLGLERKVDEAYRLHYLLADSIDMIFEQGNPAGIKHVFKALGLSEDTVRLPLVNVNEDLAGRLNAFVEKIR, encoded by the coding sequence ATGCAGTCATTAATAGGTACGGGTGTTGCACTGGTAACCCCTTTTAAAAAAGATTTTTCAGTTGATACCGATGCGCTAAAGAGAATTGTGAATTACCAGGTTGAAAACGGTATAAACTACCTTGTTGTTCTTGGTACTACAGCAGAAGCAGCTACTTTAAACAAGGAAGAAAAAGAACTTGTAATAAAGACTGTTATTGAAGCAAATGCCGGAAGACTTCCGCTTGTTCTTGGTGTGGGTGGTAACAATACACACGAGGTGGTAAGCGAGCTTAAAACACGCGACCTTTCTGCTTTTACAGCTATACTTTCGGTTTCTCCATATTATAACAAACCTACACAGGAAGGTATTTACCAGCACTTTAAGGCTGTAGCCGAGGCTTCGCCAATTCCTGTAATACTATACAATGTACCGGGAAGAACGGCAAGTAATATGCTTCCGTCTACGGTAATACGTCTTGCAAACGACTTTAAAAATGTAGTAGCTATTAAAGAAGCTGCCGGAGATATTGTTCAGGCAATGAAACTTATTGACGGTACTCCCGAAGGTTTCCTTGTAATATCCGGTGATGATATGATTACCTTGCCTATGGTTCTTGCCGGTGGTGCAGGTGTGATCTCTGTAATAGGAGAGGGCTTCCCTAAGGAATTCTCTCAAATGGTACAGTTAGGTCTTGAAAGAAAAGTAGACGAGGCTTATAGGCTACATTACCTTTTAGCAGATTCTATTGATATGATTTTTGAGCAGGGTAACCCTGCAGGTATCAAACATGTATTTAAAGCTTTAGGACTTAGCGAAGATACAGTAAGGCTTCCGCTTGTTAATGTTAACGAAGATTTAGCAGGAAGACTTAACGCTTTTGTTGAGAAAATTCGTTAA
- a CDS encoding ferritin — MLSEKMQSALNEQIKVEAESSQIYLAMASWAEVKGFEGIATFMFKQSDEERAHMLKLVKYVNQRGGQAAISALEEPKLDYTSFKKLFAQLYKHEVRVSECINNLVDIALSEKDYATHNFLQWYVSEQIEEEATAKVILDKIDLIGDDKGGLYLFDNDMKVFSSTGHNIVQ, encoded by the coding sequence ATGTTATCTGAGAAAATGCAGTCTGCGCTTAATGAGCAGATAAAAGTTGAGGCCGAATCATCCCAAATTTACCTGGCTATGGCTTCGTGGGCAGAAGTAAAAGGGTTTGAGGGTATAGCTACGTTTATGTTTAAGCAGTCTGACGAAGAAAGGGCACACATGCTTAAGCTTGTAAAATATGTAAACCAAAGGGGAGGCCAGGCGGCTATCTCTGCTCTTGAAGAGCCTAAGCTGGATTACACCTCTTTCAAAAAACTTTTTGCCCAGCTTTATAAGCATGAAGTCAGGGTGTCAGAATGCATTAATAATCTTGTTGATATTGCCTTATCCGAAAAAGATTATGCGACACATAACTTTTTACAGTGGTATGTTTCTGAACAGATAGAGGAGGAAGCTACCGCAAAAGTGATACTGGATAAGATAGACCTGATAGGTGATGATAAAGGCGGATTGTACCTTTTTGATAATGATATGAAGGTTTTTTCTTCTACAGGTCATAATATCGTACAATAA
- a CDS encoding outer membrane protein assembly factor BamD, with product MSRYFYLLLLAVLFSSCNEYQKALKSDDIKLQYDVAVKMYEKEKYTKVITLAEKLKPVMKGKPSGQKLFYIYAMSMYKQKQYYNAGYEFSSFVSSYPKSDMVEEAAFLSAKCYYMLSPVYSKDQNETYRAVDALQAFIDRYPESQYMDEANQLAKEMREKLEKKAFEIAKQYHTTADFFGDYTAAIKTFDNFLIDFPGTKLKEDALFYKFDSSYRFALNSIASKMEERLLDARANYKALVKYKPDTKYKQQADEMYAKIETELQKFSK from the coding sequence ATGAGCAGATACTTTTATTTATTATTACTAGCGGTACTTTTTTCTTCGTGTAACGAATACCAAAAAGCCTTGAAATCAGACGATATTAAGCTTCAGTATGATGTTGCCGTAAAAATGTATGAAAAAGAAAAATATACTAAAGTGATAACCCTTGCCGAGAAGCTTAAACCGGTTATGAAGGGGAAACCTTCAGGGCAAAAACTGTTCTATATTTACGCTATGTCCATGTATAAGCAAAAGCAGTACTATAATGCAGGTTATGAGTTTAGCAGTTTTGTAAGCAGCTATCCTAAAAGCGATATGGTAGAAGAAGCCGCTTTTTTAAGTGCTAAATGTTACTATATGCTTTCTCCGGTTTACTCTAAAGACCAGAATGAAACATACAGGGCTGTTGATGCGCTACAGGCTTTTATAGACAGGTATCCGGAGTCTCAGTATATGGACGAGGCTAACCAGCTGGCAAAGGAGATGAGGGAGAAGCTTGAGAAAAAAGCATTTGAAATAGCTAAACAGTATCATACAACGGCTGATTTCTTTGGTGATTATACGGCAGCCATCAAAACGTTTGATAACTTTTTGATAGACTTTCCGGGTACAAAACTTAAGGAAGATGCATTGTTCTATAAGTTTGATTCTTCTTACAGGTTTGCACTAAACAGTATTGCAAGCAAAATGGAAGAGCGCTTACTTGATGCAAGAGCAAACTATAAGGCGCTTGTTAAATATAAGCCCGATACTAAATACAAGCAGCAGGCAGACGAGATGTATGCCAAAATTGAAACGGAATTACAAAAATTTTCTAAATAA
- a CDS encoding DNA-directed RNA polymerase subunit omega — MDLKKTTAPVNTVTYNKSKIEEPTGNIYEAITIIAKRASQINTEIKKELIEKLEEFATYNDSLEEIFENKEQIEVSKFYEKLPKPHALAVQEWLEEKVAYREPNK, encoded by the coding sequence ATGGATTTAAAGAAGACAACTGCTCCGGTAAACACAGTTACCTACAACAAAAGCAAAATTGAAGAGCCTACAGGTAACATCTATGAAGCTATTACTATTATAGCTAAGAGAGCAAGCCAGATCAATACCGAAATTAAAAAGGAACTGATCGAGAAGCTTGAGGAGTTTGCTACTTACAACGACAGTCTTGAAGAGATCTTTGAAAACAAAGAGCAGATTGAAGTGTCTAAATTTTATGAAAAACTTCCTAAGCCTCACGCACTAGCTGTACAGGAGTGGCTGGAAGAAAAAGTTGCTTACAGGGAACCAAACAAATAA
- the coaBC gene encoding bifunctional phosphopantothenoylcysteine decarboxylase/phosphopantothenate--cysteine ligase CoaBC: protein MSVLRGKKILLGISGGIAAYKTASLVRLLIKAGADVRVVMTPASKDFVTPLTLSTLSKNPVHSSFFDEEDENAVWNNHVELGLWADLFLIAPATANTMSKMVSGNCDNLLLATYLSAKCPVYFAPAMDLDMYKHPSTLASFKALQEYGNIMIPAESGELASGLSGEGRMAEPENIVAFIEKDIEGKLPLRGKKILITAGPTYEAIDPVRFIGNHSSGKMGFDIAHAAAKEGAEVILVSGPTHLKVQSDGITFVPVVSGRDMYEACHKYFDDVDVAIAAAAVADYRPKTVADQKIKKNEENLTLELEKTTDILKSLGEKKKHQYLIGFALETENEIEHAKQKIKKKNLDLIVLNSLNDKGAGFGKPTNKVTFIDAAFNTEPQELKSKEQVAQDIINKIKTRYNV from the coding sequence ATGTCTGTTTTACGCGGTAAGAAAATATTACTGGGAATCTCAGGAGGGATTGCCGCTTATAAAACAGCTTCACTGGTAAGGTTACTTATAAAAGCAGGCGCCGATGTACGCGTGGTCATGACGCCTGCTTCTAAAGATTTTGTTACTCCGTTAACGCTTTCCACATTATCTAAAAACCCGGTTCATTCTTCCTTTTTTGATGAGGAGGATGAAAACGCGGTGTGGAACAACCACGTCGAACTGGGCCTTTGGGCCGACCTCTTTTTAATTGCTCCGGCTACTGCAAACACCATGTCTAAAATGGTTTCGGGCAATTGTGATAATCTTTTACTTGCTACTTATTTATCGGCTAAATGCCCGGTGTATTTTGCTCCGGCAATGGATCTTGATATGTACAAACATCCTTCTACACTTGCCAGTTTTAAGGCGTTGCAGGAGTATGGTAATATTATGATACCTGCTGAATCCGGTGAGCTTGCCAGCGGACTTTCGGGAGAAGGGCGTATGGCAGAACCTGAAAATATCGTTGCGTTTATCGAAAAGGATATTGAAGGGAAACTGCCGCTGCGGGGAAAAAAAATACTTATTACAGCAGGTCCTACATACGAAGCTATAGATCCTGTGCGTTTTATAGGTAATCATTCTTCCGGTAAAATGGGGTTTGATATTGCTCATGCGGCAGCTAAAGAAGGAGCAGAAGTTATTTTGGTTAGCGGGCCTACTCATTTAAAAGTACAGAGTGACGGTATTACATTTGTGCCTGTTGTTTCGGGCAGGGATATGTATGAAGCCTGCCATAAGTATTTTGATGATGTAGATGTAGCTATCGCTGCAGCTGCGGTTGCCGATTACAGGCCTAAGACCGTTGCCGACCAGAAAATAAAGAAAAACGAAGAAAACCTTACGCTTGAACTGGAAAAAACGACCGATATTTTAAAGTCGTTAGGCGAAAAGAAAAAGCATCAGTACTTAATAGGCTTTGCGCTTGAAACCGAGAATGAAATTGAACATGCAAAGCAAAAGATTAAGAAAAAAAACTTAGATTTGATTGTTTTAAACTCACTTAATGATAAAGGGGCAGGTTTTGGAAAACCAACCAATAAGGTTACCTTTATAGATGCAGCGTTTAATACAGAGCCTCAGGAGCTAAAATCTAAAGAGCAGGTGGCGCAGGATATTATTAATAAAATTAAAACACGGTACAATGTATAG
- the porD gene encoding type IX secretion system protein PorD, which produces MYRYLGLLLMFLSFTAKGQELNATVQVNASFITDANPQIFKTLQTSLTEFINNTQFTSRNFERNERINCSFFITVTAYESNQFNATLQVQSARPVFNSTYESPVCNYNDKDFGFSYTEYQNLVYNPESFNSNLVSVISFYANMIIGMDADTYEINGGSPYFTVAQRIVSSAQQSGYKGWSQQDGNQTRFALVDNVLSNTFEDFRVALYDYHRLGLDVMADNPKAGKEKILEAIKTLNKVNRARPNAFLTRVFFDAKADEIVSVFSGGPMVSINDLVDILNRISPLNSNKWSNIK; this is translated from the coding sequence ATGTATAGATATTTAGGATTATTGTTGATGTTTCTTTCTTTTACTGCAAAAGGACAGGAGCTTAACGCTACGGTGCAGGTTAATGCCAGCTTTATTACCGATGCTAATCCGCAAATATTTAAAACACTGCAAACATCACTTACCGAGTTTATAAATAACACTCAGTTTACAAGCAGGAATTTTGAAAGAAACGAAAGAATAAACTGTTCGTTCTTTATCACTGTAACCGCATACGAATCCAATCAGTTTAACGCTACACTGCAGGTACAGTCTGCAAGGCCGGTATTTAACTCTACATACGAGTCTCCGGTTTGTAACTATAACGATAAGGACTTTGGATTTAGTTATACAGAATATCAAAACCTGGTATATAACCCGGAGAGTTTTAACTCAAACCTAGTAAGTGTTATATCGTTCTATGCAAACATGATTATTGGTATGGATGCCGATACTTATGAAATAAACGGAGGTTCTCCTTATTTTACGGTTGCACAAAGAATTGTATCATCTGCACAGCAAAGTGGTTATAAGGGTTGGAGCCAGCAGGATGGTAACCAAACCAGGTTTGCATTGGTAGACAATGTACTTTCTAACACTTTTGAAGATTTTAGGGTAGCTCTTTATGACTACCACCGCTTAGGGCTTGATGTTATGGCAGACAATCCTAAAGCAGGAAAAGAAAAAATACTTGAAGCAATAAAAACGCTTAATAAAGTTAACAGGGCAAGGCCAAATGCATTTTTAACCCGTGTTTTTTTTGATGCAAAAGCCGATGAAATCGTATCGGTTTTCTCGGGAGGGCCTATGGTTAGTATTAATGACCTTGTTGATATCTTAAATAGAATTTCTCCGCTTAATTCTAATAAATGGAGTAATATTAAATAG
- the recN gene encoding DNA repair protein RecN: MLQSLSIKNFALIEHLDIEFSDKLSIITGETGAGKSILLGALGLVLGKRADLTSLKDKEQKCVIEAHFKINGYNLKEFFAENDLDYEDITIIRREILPSGKSRAFINDSPVNLQELQELGDFLIDIHSQQQTRELSDEQYQMQILDAIADNTALITKYKGELSVVKSVQSGLKKAKEQKESLSKEQDYNTFLLEELIAANLKEGEQAELEAELEKLSNVEFIKESLAKVVSIANEEQMGVLQNLKEIKASLQKISGISAQYNEFYERISSLLIEFDDINNEVGQDAEKLADDPQQLELVNQKLQLIYMLQKKHQVATVEELIAIREELDGKVVMADELDSTIEKLEAQLEKAKAEADATALTIFENRQKAIPVLTDKVTAILTQLGMPNARFQFDITHKENYTPNGKDEINLLFSANKGTDFGLLKKVASGGEMSRIMLAVKAVLANYSQLPTIIFDEIDTGVSGEIANKMGDIMKVMSSEMQVFAITHLPQIAGKGVQHYKVFKTTQADTTVSELKLLTEDERVREIAEMLSGKDITDSALNHARALLN; encoded by the coding sequence ATGCTACAATCATTATCAATTAAAAACTTCGCTCTTATAGAGCATCTTGATATCGAGTTTTCCGATAAACTGTCTATTATTACAGGTGAGACAGGTGCGGGTAAGTCTATATTATTAGGTGCCCTTGGGCTTGTATTAGGTAAGCGTGCCGATTTGACATCGCTTAAGGATAAGGAGCAGAAATGTGTTATTGAGGCACATTTTAAAATAAACGGCTATAACCTTAAAGAGTTTTTTGCCGAGAATGACCTCGATTATGAGGATATTACAATAATAAGAAGGGAAATACTTCCCAGTGGTAAATCACGTGCGTTTATAAACGACAGTCCTGTAAATCTTCAGGAGCTTCAGGAACTGGGCGATTTCCTTATAGATATACACTCACAACAGCAAACCCGCGAATTATCTGATGAGCAGTACCAGATGCAGATTCTGGATGCCATTGCAGATAATACTGCGCTTATTACTAAGTATAAAGGAGAGCTTTCGGTTGTTAAGTCGGTACAATCCGGTTTAAAGAAGGCCAAAGAGCAAAAGGAGTCATTGTCTAAAGAGCAGGATTATAATACATTTTTGCTTGAGGAGCTTATAGCTGCAAACCTAAAGGAAGGGGAACAGGCAGAACTTGAAGCGGAGCTTGAAAAGCTTAGTAATGTAGAGTTTATTAAAGAATCGCTTGCAAAGGTAGTTTCTATAGCAAACGAAGAGCAGATGGGAGTGTTGCAAAACCTTAAAGAGATTAAGGCTTCGCTTCAAAAAATAAGCGGTATAAGTGCACAGTATAACGAGTTTTATGAAAGGATTTCCAGTCTGCTTATAGAGTTTGATGATATAAACAATGAAGTAGGGCAGGATGCTGAAAAACTTGCAGACGATCCGCAGCAGCTGGAACTGGTAAATCAAAAACTACAGCTGATTTACATGCTGCAAAAAAAACACCAGGTCGCTACTGTAGAAGAGCTTATTGCTATAAGGGAAGAGCTGGATGGTAAGGTTGTAATGGCAGATGAGCTTGACAGTACCATAGAGAAACTGGAAGCGCAACTTGAAAAAGCAAAAGCAGAGGCCGATGCAACTGCTTTAACTATTTTTGAAAACAGGCAAAAAGCAATACCTGTATTAACCGATAAGGTTACTGCTATACTTACGCAGCTGGGTATGCCTAATGCACGTTTTCAGTTTGATATTACACATAAGGAAAACTATACACCAAACGGTAAGGATGAAATAAATCTGCTGTTCTCGGCTAATAAAGGGACAGACTTTGGGTTGCTTAAAAAGGTAGCCTCAGGAGGTGAAATGTCCAGGATTATGCTGGCAGTAAAAGCAGTATTGGCTAATTATTCTCAGCTTCCTACCATTATATTTGATGAGATTGATACCGGGGTTTCGGGAGAGATTGCCAATAAGATGGGCGACATTATGAAGGTAATGAGCAGCGAAATGCAGGTGTTTGCCATAACGCACTTACCGCAAATTGCAGGTAAAGGTGTGCAGCATTATAAAGTATTTAAAACCACACAGGCTGATACAACAGTTTCTGAACTTAAATTGCTTACTGAGGATGAGAGGGTTAGAGAGATTGCAGAAATGCTTTCGGGTAAAGATATTACCGATTCTGCTCTTAACCATGCAAGGGCGTTGCTTAACTGA
- the fabV gene encoding enoyl-ACP reductase FabV: MIIEPRMRGFICLTAHPTGAEQNVKNQIEYVKSKGAINGAKKVLVIGASTGFGLSSRITSAFGSDAATIGVFFEKEPSEGKPGSPGWYNSAAFESEANKAGLYAKSINGDAFSKEIKEQTISLIKKDLGKVDLVIYSLASPVRTHPETGVTHRSVLKPIGGTFSNKTVDFHTGKVTEISIEPCKDEDIENTVAVMGGEDWAMWMDALKAADVLADGALTVAYSYIGPALTEPVYRKGTIGRAKDHLEATAFEITDKLKDLNVKAYVSVNKALVTQASSAIPVIPLYISLLYKTMKEAGLHEGTIEQMQRLYADRLYTGGDIPVDEKGRIRIDDWEMRDDIQQKVAELWEQATTENLEQLGDLQGYRKDFYNLFGFDYEGVDYKADVNEVVPVKSLQ; encoded by the coding sequence ATGATTATAGAACCAAGAATGAGAGGATTTATTTGCTTAACTGCCCACCCAACGGGAGCTGAGCAAAATGTAAAGAATCAAATTGAATATGTAAAGTCTAAAGGAGCTATTAACGGTGCTAAAAAGGTACTTGTTATAGGTGCTTCTACAGGATTCGGACTTTCATCAAGAATTACCAGTGCCTTTGGTAGCGATGCAGCTACTATAGGTGTGTTTTTTGAAAAAGAACCAAGTGAAGGCAAACCGGGTTCACCGGGCTGGTATAATTCGGCAGCTTTTGAAAGCGAAGCTAATAAAGCCGGACTTTATGCAAAAAGTATAAACGGAGACGCATTCTCTAAAGAAATAAAAGAACAGACTATTAGCCTTATTAAAAAAGACCTTGGTAAGGTAGATCTTGTAATTTACAGTCTTGCTTCTCCGGTGCGTACACATCCTGAAACAGGTGTTACTCACCGTAGTGTACTAAAGCCTATTGGAGGTACATTCAGTAATAAAACAGTTGACTTTCATACAGGTAAGGTTACTGAAATTTCAATAGAACCTTGTAAAGATGAGGATATTGAAAACACGGTTGCCGTAATGGGTGGTGAAGACTGGGCTATGTGGATGGATGCACTTAAAGCGGCAGATGTTCTTGCAGACGGTGCCCTTACAGTTGCTTATTCATATATTGGGCCTGCCCTTACTGAGCCGGTTTACAGAAAAGGTACTATTGGCCGTGCTAAAGACCATTTAGAGGCTACTGCTTTTGAAATTACAGATAAACTTAAAGATCTTAACGTTAAGGCTTATGTGTCTGTAAACAAAGCATTGGTAACTCAGGCAAGTTCTGCTATTCCTGTAATTCCTCTTTATATTTCATTATTATACAAAACAATGAAAGAAGCTGGTTTACACGAAGGTACTATTGAGCAAATGCAGCGTCTTTATGCAGACCGTCTTTATACAGGAGGAGATATTCCGGTTGATGAAAAAGGCCGTATAAGAATTGACGACTGGGAAATGAGAGACGATATTCAGCAAAAGGTAGCTGAACTTTGGGAACAGGCAACGACTGAAAACCTTGAGCAGCTAGGTGACCTTCAAGGATACAGAAAAGATTTTTACAACCTGTTTGGTTTTGACTACGAAGGAGTAGATTATAAAGCAGACGTAAACGAGGTTGTTCCTGTAAAGAGTTTACAATAA
- a CDS encoding enoyl-ACP reductase FabI encodes MNNLLKGKRGIITGALDQNSIAWKVAEKAHEQGATFVLTNAPIAMRMGEINALAEKTGSQIIPADATNTEDLENLYTQAQEILGGKIDFVLHSIGMSVNIRKKIPYVESNYDYFMKGIDVSALSFHKMLSVAKKMDAISEGGSVVALTYMAAQRTYPFYTDMADIKAMLESIARSFGYHYGVAKKVRVNTVSQSPTKTTAGAGIKGFGDFYDYADNIAPLGNADAESCADYCITLFSDLTRMVTMQNLFHDGGYSSTGVSASMMEKLYPED; translated from the coding sequence ATGAATAATTTACTTAAAGGTAAGAGAGGTATTATTACCGGAGCACTGGATCAGAATTCCATAGCATGGAAAGTGGCTGAAAAAGCGCATGAGCAGGGTGCAACATTTGTATTGACCAATGCTCCTATAGCCATGAGAATGGGAGAAATTAATGCACTTGCAGAAAAGACAGGTTCTCAGATAATCCCGGCAGATGCTACCAATACAGAGGATTTAGAAAATTTATATACTCAGGCTCAGGAGATACTGGGCGGTAAGATAGACTTTGTACTTCACTCTATAGGTATGAGTGTAAACATCCGTAAAAAGATACCTTATGTGGAGTCTAACTACGATTACTTTATGAAAGGTATAGATGTTTCGGCGCTTTCATTTCATAAAATGCTAAGTGTCGCTAAAAAGATGGATGCTATAAGCGAAGGGGGAAGTGTGGTAGCCTTAACCTATATGGCGGCTCAGCGTACTTATCCTTTTTATACCGATATGGCTGATATAAAAGCCATGCTGGAGTCTATTGCCAGGAGCTTTGGATACCACTACGGTGTTGCTAAAAAAGTGCGTGTAAATACGGTGTCGCAATCGCCTACAAAAACTACGGCAGGTGCCGGAATTAAAGGATTTGGAGACTTTTATGACTATGCCGACAATATAGCGCCTCTGGGCAATGCCGATGCAGAATCATGTGCAGATTACTGTATTACATTGTTTTCAGATTTAACCCGTATGGTAACCATGCAAAATCTTTTTCATGATGGAGGGTATTCTTCTACAGGTGTAAGCGCATCGATGATGGAAAAGTTATATCCTGAAGATTAA